From a single Paenibacillus sp. FSL W8-0426 genomic region:
- a CDS encoding BtrH N-terminal domain-containing protein, with protein sequence MADVILQGLSMKRESKSYTDSLHAVLTHAELFRGPKYALSGYTGMAFKLSIHERLLPMSVTAYGQWGDSHKPGMDNLGIFTVWDAGRTRHSTFEHYQQDAVNWVRKSLDEGKGIIYWIPEFGVIYGYDDTDRVFYVQDGWSEESQVVLYDNFGLNPTGFWYCQIFGDRVQIAEDQQILESLRLAIEDWDTPYRLLPDKTIASGRKAYEVWSKALLGGEYDEAGAAYILDSYCHSRMEIQHYLRDARPVCNGLDEALACYEQLEEQMSEMKSCLSREQQTKSIPREMAHHLAHLLPQAQELEERAVCIFRQISARHPDRKRSTVPRWGTHSAR encoded by the coding sequence TTGGCAGATGTTATATTACAAGGCCTGAGCATGAAGCGGGAATCCAAATCCTACACGGACAGTTTGCATGCCGTATTGACCCATGCGGAATTGTTCCGTGGGCCAAAGTATGCATTATCTGGTTATACAGGCATGGCATTCAAGTTATCCATCCATGAACGACTGCTGCCGATGTCTGTGACGGCATATGGCCAGTGGGGCGATTCCCATAAGCCAGGCATGGATAATTTGGGCATATTTACGGTGTGGGACGCCGGGCGAACAAGGCATTCCACTTTTGAACATTATCAACAAGATGCGGTGAATTGGGTTAGAAAGAGCTTGGACGAGGGGAAAGGCATCATTTATTGGATTCCCGAATTCGGAGTGATTTACGGGTATGACGATACGGATCGCGTATTCTACGTGCAGGATGGGTGGAGCGAAGAGTCCCAGGTCGTGTTGTACGATAACTTTGGACTGAATCCTACGGGGTTCTGGTACTGCCAAATCTTCGGTGATCGGGTTCAGATTGCCGAAGATCAACAGATACTTGAATCGTTGAGGCTGGCGATTGAGGACTGGGATACACCTTATCGTCTGCTGCCGGATAAGACGATTGCTTCTGGCAGGAAGGCGTACGAAGTCTGGAGTAAAGCATTGCTTGGCGGAGAATACGATGAGGCGGGCGCGGCCTATATTCTAGATTCTTACTGCCATTCCCGGATGGAAATTCAGCATTATTTGCGTGACGCACGGCCTGTTTGCAACGGGTTGGACGAAGCGCTTGCGTGTTACGAGCAGCTTGAGGAGCAGATGTCCGAAATGAAGAGCTGCCTCTCTCGCGAACAACAGACCAAGAGCATACCACGGGAGATGGCCCACCATCTCGCGCATTTGCTTCCGCAGGCGCAAGAGCTTGAAGAACGGGCCGTATGCATTTTCCGTCAGATCTCTGCGCGCCACCCGGACCGCAAACGTTCTACCGTACCGCGTTGGGGCACGCATTCGGCAAGATAG
- a CDS encoding WYL domain-containing protein, whose amino-acid sequence MSNMHRIHWFDEQIRSGRYPNSSLLAREFEISRRQAQRDIEYMAATLRAPLVYMAKYRGYCYEDQTYRLPQLYMTEEEQRVLKYLAHRYRHYDYDRSDAVKRVAHLLERFTEEDSESEGIQEAFPSFSAAPRQLQYRELLSHAIKESRVVHMHYQDHEGERQFPFCPLGFVSRFNADYVAGYETDPLQNMLLRLEGVRRIRLSDERFVCDAAANQSIWERPLPVRKPFLAEILLLEICDADMWMGYRIRERKDRVHTIEFYDADTFEEHLFTSEWEELLAPKWLRQRLQNHIARMAARLDRTNGS is encoded by the coding sequence ATGAGCAACATGCACCGAATTCACTGGTTCGACGAACAGATTCGGAGCGGCCGTTATCCAAACAGCAGCCTGCTTGCCCGGGAATTCGAAATTTCCAGGCGTCAGGCTCAACGCGACATTGAATATATGGCAGCCACCCTCCGTGCCCCCTTGGTCTACATGGCGAAATACCGGGGGTACTGTTACGAGGATCAAACTTATCGGTTACCCCAGTTATATATGACGGAAGAAGAACAGCGTGTCCTGAAATATTTGGCGCATCGATACCGCCACTACGATTATGATCGCTCTGATGCGGTGAAGCGCGTAGCCCATTTGTTGGAGCGTTTTACCGAAGAGGATTCGGAAAGTGAGGGCATCCAGGAGGCGTTCCCTTCATTTTCGGCCGCTCCAAGGCAGTTGCAATATAGGGAGCTGTTATCACATGCGATCAAAGAATCCCGCGTAGTGCACATGCACTACCAGGATCATGAGGGAGAGCGCCAATTTCCGTTTTGCCCGCTTGGATTTGTTTCAAGGTTTAATGCGGACTATGTGGCGGGTTACGAAACGGATCCACTTCAAAACATGCTGCTGCGACTGGAAGGGGTGCGCCGCATCCGATTATCTGATGAACGATTTGTCTGCGATGCAGCAGCGAATCAGTCCATCTGGGAAAGGCCGCTGCCCGTCCGCAAACCGTTCCTGGCTGAAATCCTTCTGCTCGAAATCTGCGACGCGGATATGTGGATGGGATACCGTATTCGGGAACGAAAGGATCGGGTTCATACCATTGAATTTTATGATGCCGATACATTCGAAGAGCATCTGTTCACAAGCGAATGGGAAGAACTGCTTGCCCCAAAATGGCTCAGGCAGCGGCTTCAGAACCATATTGCACGTATGGCGGCCAGATTGGACAGGACGAACGGAAGTTGA
- a CDS encoding transcriptional regulator — MKILHHPQAEDIELSTVLHALSDPVRLGIVVEASRIGEQPCSYFQAPVVKSTLSHHMRTLREAGVIRVRVQGTQHFITLRSEDLEARFPGLLQPLLRAAAESVEKQS; from the coding sequence ATGAAAATTTTACATCATCCACAGGCTGAAGATATTGAATTGTCCACGGTCCTGCACGCACTGAGCGATCCTGTGAGGCTTGGCATCGTCGTTGAAGCGTCACGCATCGGGGAACAGCCATGCAGCTATTTCCAGGCGCCTGTTGTGAAATCGACGCTGTCGCACCATATGCGGACACTGCGTGAAGCGGGGGTCATTCGGGTTCGCGTTCAAGGGACGCAGCATTTCATTACACTGCGATCCGAGGATTTGGAGGCGCGTTTTCCCGGGCTGCTGCAGCCTTTGCTGCGGGCGGCGGCCGAGTCGGTGGAAAAGCAATCTTGA